A genomic window from Purpureocillium takamizusanense chromosome 2, complete sequence includes:
- the SEC27 gene encoding Coatomer subunit beta', variant 2 (COG:U~EggNog:ENOG503NWHK), with product MTIKLWDWDKGWKCVQVFEGHSHYVMGLAINPKDTNTFASACLDRTVKIWSLGSGTANFTLEAHETKGVNHVDYYPHSDKPYLLTASDDRTVKVWDYTTKSLIATLEGHTNNVSFACYHPELPVIISGSEDGTIRIWHANTYRFEQSLNYSLERAWCGSYQKGKQGIAVGYDDGAVVIKLGREEPAVSMDASGKLIWARHNEVVSSIIKGDASIKDNDPISLPTKDLGTCEVYPQTLIHSPNGRFVAVCGDGEYIIYTALAWRNKAFGSALDFVWASKENSNDFAIRESPMSVKVYKNFVEKSGGLDVGFQAEGLTGGILLGVIGQGGVSFFDWNTGGLVRRIEVEPKHVYWSESGELVAIACEDTCYVLRFSRENYVEAVQAGQVEEDGVEAAFEVITDISEGVRTGEWVGDCFIYTNQTNRLNYLVGDQTYTVSHFDKPMYVLGYIQRDSRIYLADKDVNVTSFALSLPVLEYQTLVLREDMDTAAELLPTIPADQLNKVARFLEGQGHKELALEVATDPEHKFDLSLALGQLDIALDLARKADADHKWKTVGDAALAGWDVALAAECFTHAKDLGSLLLLHSSTGNKEGLAALAAQAVESNAHNVAFSCYWLLGDIDHCVETLTKTDRLAEAVLFAQTYKPSLAVRLVKEWKESLEKSKKGRVAKLIGIPDEDEDLFPEWDAWLKAEREGGAVEETQAPEESEDGVAQATETQQEGGPEAEEEAEDEE from the exons ATGACCATCAAGCTGTGGGACTGGGACAAGGGCTGGAAGTGCGTCCAGGTCTTCGAAGGCCACAGCCACTATGTCATGGGCCTTGCCATCAATCCCAAGGACACCAACACCTTTGCGTCGGCTTGTCTGGACCGCACAGTCAAGATTTGGAGCCTTGGATCTGGGACCGCCAATTTCACACTCGAGGCGCATGAGACCAAGGGTGTGAACCATGTCGACTACTACCCCCACTCGGATAAGCCGTACCTTCTCACGGCTTCGGACGATCGGACGGTCAAGGTCTGGGATTACACTACAAAGTCCCTCATCGCCACCCTGGAAGGCCACACCAACAATGTCTCTTTCGCCTGCTATCATCCCGAGCTTCCCGTCATCATCTCCGGCTCCGAGGACGGCACGATACGCATTTGGCACGCCAACACCTATCGCTTCGAGCAATCGTTGAACTACAGCCTCGAGCGAGCTTGGTGTGGTTCGTATCAGAAGGGAAAGCAGGGTATAGCTGTCGGCTATGACGATGGTGCCGTGGTCATCAAGTTGGGTCGGGAAGAACCGGCCGTGTCAATGGATGCGTCAGGCAAGCTGATTTGGGCGAGACACAATGAGGTCGTCTCGTCTATCATCAAAGGAG ATGCATCGATCAAGGACAACGATCCCATCTCTCTGCCAACCAAAGACCTCGGAACCTGCGAGGTGTACCCGCAGACGCTTATTCACTCGCCCAATGGGCGCTTCGTCGCTGTTTGTGGAGATGGCGAGTACATCATTTACACAGCGCTGGCCTGGAGAAATAAGGCCTTTGGATCTGCGCTCGACTTCGTGTGGGCCTCCAAGGAGAACAGCAACGATTTTGCGATTCGCGAGTCCCCCATGAGCGTCAAGGTGTACAAGAACTTTGTCGAGAAGAgcggcggcctggacgtCGGCTTTCAGGCGGAGGGCCTGACAGGCGGCATTCTGCTGGGAGTCATTGGTCAAGGCGGGGTCTCTTTCTTCGACTGGAACACGGGTGGCCTTGTCAGAAGAATCGAGGTCGAGCCGAAGCAC GTCTACTGGTCAGAGAGCGGCGAGCTTGTTGCCATTGCCTGCGAGGATACCTGCTATGTCCTGAGATTCTCTCGCGAGAACTATGTCGAGGCCGTTCAGGCCGggcaggtggaggaggacggtgTCGAGGCTGCTTTCGAAGTCATCACGGACATTAGTGAAGG TGTTCGGACGGGAGAGTGGGTTGGCGACTGCTTCATTTACACCAACCAGACCAACCGACTCAACTACCTCGTTGGCGACCAGACATACACGGTGTCTCATTTCGACAAGCCCATGTACGTCCTTGGATACATTCAGAGGGACTCGCGCATCTACCTCGCGGACAAGGATGTCAACGTGACGTCGTTTGCTCTGTCCCTCCCTGTGCTGGAGTACCAGACACTAGTGCTCCGGGAAGACATGGACACCGCTGCCGAGCTGTTGCCGACGATTCCTGCGGACCAGCTCAACAAGGTCGCGAGGTTCCTCGAAGGTCAAGGTCACAAGGAACTTGCGCTGGAAGTCGCTACGGACCCCGAGCACAAGTTCGATCTTTCACTGGCTCTGGGCCAGCTGGATATCGCCCTGGACTtggcgcgcaaggccgacgcgGACCACAAGTGGAAGACagtcggcgatgcggcgctAGCAGGATGGGATGTGGCACTTGCGGCCGAGTGCTTCACGCACGCAAAGGACCTGGGCTCGCTTCTCCTGTTAcactcgtcgacgggcaaCAAGGAGGGCCTCGCagcgctcgcggcgcaggctgTGGAGAGCAACGCTCACAACGTGGCCTTTTCGTGCTACTGGCTTCTGGGCGACATTGACCACTGCGTCGAGACGTTGACAAAGACTGACCggctggcggaggcggtgctgTTTGCGCAAACATACAAGCCCAGTCTGGCAGTGCGCCTCGTCAAGGAGTGGAAAGAAAGCCTGGAGAAGAGCAAAAAGGGCCGTGTAGCTAAGCTGATTGGCATTccggacgaagacgaggacctcTTTCCCGAGTGGGATGCCTGGCTGAAGGCGGAGCGTGAGGGCGGGGCGGTCGAGGAGACTCAGGCGCCGGAGGAGTCGGAGGACGGGGTGGCTCAGGCCACGGAGACGCagcaggagggggggcctGAGGCTGAGGAAGAggcagaggacgaggagtAA
- the SEC27 gene encoding Coatomer subunit beta', variant 3 (COG:U~EggNog:ENOG503NWHK), whose protein sequence is MRLDVKRQLYARSERVKGIDFHPQEPWILTTLYSGHVYIWSYETQQTVKTFELTDVPVRAGRFVARKNWIVCGSDDFQLRVYNYNTSEKITSFEAHPDYIRAIAVHPTLPFVLTASDDMTIKLWDWDKGWKCVQVFEGHSHYVMGLAINPKDTNTFASACLDRTVKIWSLGSGTANFTLEAHETKGVNHVDYYPHSDKPYLLTASDDRTVKVWDYTTKSLIATLEGHTNNVSFACYHPELPVIISGSEDGTIRIWHANTYRFEQSLNYSLERAWCGSYQKGKQGIAVGYDDGAVVIKLGREEPAVSMDASGKLIWARHNEVVSSIIKGDASIKDNDPISLPTKDLGTCEVYPQTLIHSPNGRFVAVCGDGEYIIYTALAWRNKAFGSALDFVWASKENSNDFAIRESPMSVKVYKNFVEKSGGLDVGFQAEGLTGGILLGVIGQGGVSFFDWNTGGLVRRIEVEPKHVYWSESGELVAIACEDTCYVLRFSRENYVEAVQAGQVEEDGVEAAFEVITDISEG, encoded by the exons ATGAGACTGGACGTCAAG CGCCAGCTCTATGCTCGTAGCGAACGAGTCAAGGGCATAGATTTCCATCCGCAGGAACCATGGATCCTCACCACCCTCTACAGCG GTCATGTCTATATCTGGTCGTACGAAACGCAGCAGACTGTCAAGACCTTTGAACTCACCGATGTTCCGGTGCGCGCCGGTCGATTTGTTGCACGCAAGAACTGGATCGTTTGCGGTTCCGACGATTTCCAATTGCGTGTCTACAATTACAACACGTCGGAGAAGATCACGTCCTTTGAGGCGCATCCCGACTACATCCGAGCCATCGCCGTGCATCCGACTCTTCCCTTCGTGCTCACTGCCTCCGATGACATGACCATCAAGCTGTGGGACTGGGACAAGGGCTGGAAGTGCGTCCAGGTCTTCGAAGGCCACAGCCACTATGTCATGGGCCTTGCCATCAATCCCAAGGACACCAACACCTTTGCGTCGGCTTGTCTGGACCGCACAGTCAAGATTTGGAGCCTTGGATCTGGGACCGCCAATTTCACACTCGAGGCGCATGAGACCAAGGGTGTGAACCATGTCGACTACTACCCCCACTCGGATAAGCCGTACCTTCTCACGGCTTCGGACGATCGGACGGTCAAGGTCTGGGATTACACTACAAAGTCCCTCATCGCCACCCTGGAAGGCCACACCAACAATGTCTCTTTCGCCTGCTATCATCCCGAGCTTCCCGTCATCATCTCCGGCTCCGAGGACGGCACGATACGCATTTGGCACGCCAACACCTATCGCTTCGAGCAATCGTTGAACTACAGCCTCGAGCGAGCTTGGTGTGGTTCGTATCAGAAGGGAAAGCAGGGTATAGCTGTCGGCTATGACGATGGTGCCGTGGTCATCAAGTTGGGTCGGGAAGAACCGGCCGTGTCAATGGATGCGTCAGGCAAGCTGATTTGGGCGAGACACAATGAGGTCGTCTCGTCTATCATCAAAGGAG ATGCATCGATCAAGGACAACGATCCCATCTCTCTGCCAACCAAAGACCTCGGAACCTGCGAGGTGTACCCGCAGACGCTTATTCACTCGCCCAATGGGCGCTTCGTCGCTGTTTGTGGAGATGGCGAGTACATCATTTACACAGCGCTGGCCTGGAGAAATAAGGCCTTTGGATCTGCGCTCGACTTCGTGTGGGCCTCCAAGGAGAACAGCAACGATTTTGCGATTCGCGAGTCCCCCATGAGCGTCAAGGTGTACAAGAACTTTGTCGAGAAGAgcggcggcctggacgtCGGCTTTCAGGCGGAGGGCCTGACAGGCGGCATTCTGCTGGGAGTCATTGGTCAAGGCGGGGTCTCTTTCTTCGACTGGAACACGGGTGGCCTTGTCAGAAGAATCGAGGTCGAGCCGAAGCAC GTCTACTGGTCAGAGAGCGGCGAGCTTGTTGCCATTGCCTGCGAGGATACCTGCTATGTCCTGAGATTCTCTCGCGAGAACTATGTCGAGGCCGTTCAGGCCGggcaggtggaggaggacggtgTCGAGGCTGCTTTCGAAGTCATCACGGACATTAGTGAAGGGTAA
- a CDS encoding uncharacterized protein (EggNog:ENOG503P3SR~COG:V), with protein sequence MDPAVWRKPERSTPVSKDAVRSAPYTYHAPSPPMIEIPIMQPSMPGREPILNLMPSFDHVDSAQLSSNDLTLITRNTTQIATDRACSWRYEQRRQAQSILDFLYLGPTSVVREHDFLLREGITMVVVARDIRMNHAKLLSVENAGNVLGVAVCYLDIDWPQGMIPSFQHAIRAINDHLVAVYQAQAQERDGQGQMLVDGSRFRRGKVLVCCESGNDRSAAVVAAYIMAVFGKPMVQTLQFMGIQRFCCCFDEDTKRTLQTWEEILKARSAVAQDERARTSSTDRIDFTDGFQRDPAHIGAQVKRRVNDMMDLGGEGAGAGETDGYLTDRDRFIDRGPFVPFRDAT encoded by the coding sequence atggaccCTGCGGTGTGGCGCAAGCCGGAGCGCTCGACACCCGTCTCCAAGGACGCCGTTCGCTCGGCGCCGTACACATACCATGCGCCAAGCCCGCCCATGATCGAGATCCCCATCATGCAGCCGTCGATGCCGGGACGGGAACCTATCCTCAACCTCATGCCGTCGTTTGACCACGTCGACTCGGCGCAGCTGTCGAGCAACGACCTCACCCTCATCACTCGCAACACCACCCAGATCGCCACGGACCGCGCCTGTTCCTGGAGGtacgagcagcgccgccaagccCAGTCCATCCTCGACTTCCTCTACCTCGGCCCCACCAGTGTCGTCAGAGAGCACGACTTCCTCCTGCGCGAGGGCATCACCATGGTTGTCGTGGCCCGCGACATCCGCATGAACCACGCCAAACTACTCAGCGTCGAGAACGCCGgcaacgtcctcggcgtcgccgtctgctACCTCGACATCGACTGGCCACAGGGCATGATACCGAGCTTTCAGCACGCCATCCGCGCCATCAACGACCATCTGGTAGCCGTCTATCAAGCGCAGGCTCAGGAGCGAGACGGTCAGGGCCAgatgctcgtcgacggctcTCGCTTCCGCCGCGGCAAAGTCCTGGTATGCTGCGAGTCTGGCAACGACCGCTCGGcagccgtcgtggcggcgtacatcatggccgtcttcgGCAAGCCCATGGTACAGACGCTGCAGTTTATGGGCATCCAACgcttttgctgctgcttcgatGAGGACACGAAGCGCACGCTCCAGACGTGGGAGGAAATACTCAAGGCgcgctccgccgtcgcccaggacGAGCGGGCCAGGACTAGCAGCACCGACCGCATCGACTTCACCGACGGGTTCCAGCGCGACCCCGCGCATATCGGCGCCCAGGTCAAGAGGCGTGTCAACGATATGATGGAtttgggcggcgagggcgcgggggccGGTGAGACGGACGGCTACTTGACGGACCGCGACCGCTTCATCGACCGGGGCCCCTTTGTACCCTTTCGCGACGCAACCTGA
- the SEC27 gene encoding Coatomer subunit beta' (COG:U~EggNog:ENOG503NWHK), translated as MRLDVKRQLYARSERVKGIDFHPQEPWILTTLYSGHVYIWSYETQQTVKTFELTDVPVRAGRFVARKNWIVCGSDDFQLRVYNYNTSEKITSFEAHPDYIRAIAVHPTLPFVLTASDDMTIKLWDWDKGWKCVQVFEGHSHYVMGLAINPKDTNTFASACLDRTVKIWSLGSGTANFTLEAHETKGVNHVDYYPHSDKPYLLTASDDRTVKVWDYTTKSLIATLEGHTNNVSFACYHPELPVIISGSEDGTIRIWHANTYRFEQSLNYSLERAWCGSYQKGKQGIAVGYDDGAVVIKLGREEPAVSMDASGKLIWARHNEVVSSIIKGDASIKDNDPISLPTKDLGTCEVYPQTLIHSPNGRFVAVCGDGEYIIYTALAWRNKAFGSALDFVWASKENSNDFAIRESPMSVKVYKNFVEKSGGLDVGFQAEGLTGGILLGVIGQGGVSFFDWNTGGLVRRIEVEPKHVYWSESGELVAIACEDTCYVLRFSRENYVEAVQAGQVEEDGVEAAFEVITDISEGVRTGEWVGDCFIYTNQTNRLNYLVGDQTYTVSHFDKPMYVLGYIQRDSRIYLADKDVNVTSFALSLPVLEYQTLVLREDMDTAAELLPTIPADQLNKVARFLEGQGHKELALEVATDPEHKFDLSLALGQLDIALDLARKADADHKWKTVGDAALAGWDVALAAECFTHAKDLGSLLLLHSSTGNKEGLAALAAQAVESNAHNVAFSCYWLLGDIDHCVETLTKTDRLAEAVLFAQTYKPSLAVRLVKEWKESLEKSKKGRVAKLIGIPDEDEDLFPEWDAWLKAEREGGAVEETQAPEESEDGVAQATETQQEGGPEAEEEAEDEE; from the exons ATGAGACTGGACGTCAAG CGCCAGCTCTATGCTCGTAGCGAACGAGTCAAGGGCATAGATTTCCATCCGCAGGAACCATGGATCCTCACCACCCTCTACAGCG GTCATGTCTATATCTGGTCGTACGAAACGCAGCAGACTGTCAAGACCTTTGAACTCACCGATGTTCCGGTGCGCGCCGGTCGATTTGTTGCACGCAAGAACTGGATCGTTTGCGGTTCCGACGATTTCCAATTGCGTGTCTACAATTACAACACGTCGGAGAAGATCACGTCCTTTGAGGCGCATCCCGACTACATCCGAGCCATCGCCGTGCATCCGACTCTTCCCTTCGTGCTCACTGCCTCCGATGACATGACCATCAAGCTGTGGGACTGGGACAAGGGCTGGAAGTGCGTCCAGGTCTTCGAAGGCCACAGCCACTATGTCATGGGCCTTGCCATCAATCCCAAGGACACCAACACCTTTGCGTCGGCTTGTCTGGACCGCACAGTCAAGATTTGGAGCCTTGGATCTGGGACCGCCAATTTCACACTCGAGGCGCATGAGACCAAGGGTGTGAACCATGTCGACTACTACCCCCACTCGGATAAGCCGTACCTTCTCACGGCTTCGGACGATCGGACGGTCAAGGTCTGGGATTACACTACAAAGTCCCTCATCGCCACCCTGGAAGGCCACACCAACAATGTCTCTTTCGCCTGCTATCATCCCGAGCTTCCCGTCATCATCTCCGGCTCCGAGGACGGCACGATACGCATTTGGCACGCCAACACCTATCGCTTCGAGCAATCGTTGAACTACAGCCTCGAGCGAGCTTGGTGTGGTTCGTATCAGAAGGGAAAGCAGGGTATAGCTGTCGGCTATGACGATGGTGCCGTGGTCATCAAGTTGGGTCGGGAAGAACCGGCCGTGTCAATGGATGCGTCAGGCAAGCTGATTTGGGCGAGACACAATGAGGTCGTCTCGTCTATCATCAAAGGAG ATGCATCGATCAAGGACAACGATCCCATCTCTCTGCCAACCAAAGACCTCGGAACCTGCGAGGTGTACCCGCAGACGCTTATTCACTCGCCCAATGGGCGCTTCGTCGCTGTTTGTGGAGATGGCGAGTACATCATTTACACAGCGCTGGCCTGGAGAAATAAGGCCTTTGGATCTGCGCTCGACTTCGTGTGGGCCTCCAAGGAGAACAGCAACGATTTTGCGATTCGCGAGTCCCCCATGAGCGTCAAGGTGTACAAGAACTTTGTCGAGAAGAgcggcggcctggacgtCGGCTTTCAGGCGGAGGGCCTGACAGGCGGCATTCTGCTGGGAGTCATTGGTCAAGGCGGGGTCTCTTTCTTCGACTGGAACACGGGTGGCCTTGTCAGAAGAATCGAGGTCGAGCCGAAGCAC GTCTACTGGTCAGAGAGCGGCGAGCTTGTTGCCATTGCCTGCGAGGATACCTGCTATGTCCTGAGATTCTCTCGCGAGAACTATGTCGAGGCCGTTCAGGCCGggcaggtggaggaggacggtgTCGAGGCTGCTTTCGAAGTCATCACGGACATTAGTGAAGG TGTTCGGACGGGAGAGTGGGTTGGCGACTGCTTCATTTACACCAACCAGACCAACCGACTCAACTACCTCGTTGGCGACCAGACATACACGGTGTCTCATTTCGACAAGCCCATGTACGTCCTTGGATACATTCAGAGGGACTCGCGCATCTACCTCGCGGACAAGGATGTCAACGTGACGTCGTTTGCTCTGTCCCTCCCTGTGCTGGAGTACCAGACACTAGTGCTCCGGGAAGACATGGACACCGCTGCCGAGCTGTTGCCGACGATTCCTGCGGACCAGCTCAACAAGGTCGCGAGGTTCCTCGAAGGTCAAGGTCACAAGGAACTTGCGCTGGAAGTCGCTACGGACCCCGAGCACAAGTTCGATCTTTCACTGGCTCTGGGCCAGCTGGATATCGCCCTGGACTtggcgcgcaaggccgacgcgGACCACAAGTGGAAGACagtcggcgatgcggcgctAGCAGGATGGGATGTGGCACTTGCGGCCGAGTGCTTCACGCACGCAAAGGACCTGGGCTCGCTTCTCCTGTTAcactcgtcgacgggcaaCAAGGAGGGCCTCGCagcgctcgcggcgcaggctgTGGAGAGCAACGCTCACAACGTGGCCTTTTCGTGCTACTGGCTTCTGGGCGACATTGACCACTGCGTCGAGACGTTGACAAAGACTGACCggctggcggaggcggtgctgTTTGCGCAAACATACAAGCCCAGTCTGGCAGTGCGCCTCGTCAAGGAGTGGAAAGAAAGCCTGGAGAAGAGCAAAAAGGGCCGTGTAGCTAAGCTGATTGGCATTccggacgaagacgaggacctcTTTCCCGAGTGGGATGCCTGGCTGAAGGCGGAGCGTGAGGGCGGGGCGGTCGAGGAGACTCAGGCGCCGGAGGAGTCGGAGGACGGGGTGGCTCAGGCCACGGAGACGCagcaggagggggggcctGAGGCTGAGGAAGAggcagaggacgaggagtAA